GGCGTGCCAGCCGTCCTCGACCGCCTGCGCGTAGAGCGCCCGCGCCGCCGGCAGCAGCTCGCCCCCGGGCAGGTCGCCCGAGGCCGGCGCGGGACCGGCGGCCGCGAGCCCGGCCTCCAGGTGCAGCAGCAGCCGCGCCCACTCCAGGGCGTGCCCGACCGTGGCGCCGTACGGCTGGAACGGGTGGTCCGGCTGGTCCGCGTGGTGCTCGGGCAGCGGGCGCCACTGCGGGTCGAAGTGCTCGGGGATGCGCCAGGAGGTCGCGCGGGCCCAGCCGACGACCGACGTCGCGATGCGCAGCGCACGGCCGCGCCAGCGCGGGTCCCCCGTCGCGTCGGCGGCCGCCATGAGCGCCTCGACCGCGTGCATGTTCGCGTTCACGCCGCGGTAGTCGTCCAGCGCCGTCCACGCGGTGTCCCAGCGGTCGGCGCACAGGCCCGCGGCGTCGTCCCAGAAGCGCTCGTCGAGCACCGCGAGCGCCTCGTCGAGCAGCGCCCGCGCCCCCGGGCGCCCCGCGACCGCGGCGCTGGAGGCGGCGAGCACGACGAAGGCGTGGTCGTACGCCGCCTTGCCCCCCTCCGGGGTGCCGTCCGCGGCGACCGAGGGGTGCCAGCCGCCGTGCTCGGCGTCGCGCAGCACCCCGGTGAGCCCCGCGAGCGCGGCGTCGGCGCGCGGCCCGCAGCCCGGGACCCCCAGCAGGTGCCCCAGCGACTGGACGTGGACGGTGCGCGCGGTGATCCACGTGCGCACCGGCTCGTCCACCGCCGGCTCCCCCGTCGGGCCCAGCCAGGCCGCCCCGCCGAGCGGGTGCGCGGCGCGGGCGCCGAACGCCAGCAGGCGGCGGCACTCCTCGTCGAGCCAGCGCAGGTGCGGGGGCAGCTGGGTCCAGGGGGTCATCGGGTGCTCCAAGTCGTGCGGTGGCGGGACGCGCACCGGCCGGCGCTCCCCGGGCGGACCCGGGGTGCGCCGGCCGGCGACGGTGCTGCTGGTCGTGCTGGTCGTGCTGGTCGTGCTGGTCGTGCTGGTCCTGCTGGTCCTGCTGCTCGTGCTGTCCTGCCCGCCGTGCGGGTGCTCAGCCCTTGGTGAGCGGGGCGAGGTTCGGGTCGTTCGCGTACGCCTCGACCACGTTGTCCTTGGTGACGATGAGCGGCGGGAGGAGGTACGCCGGGACGGTCTTGACGCCGTTGTCGTACGACTCGGTGTCGTTGACCTCGGGCTCCTCGCCCGTGCTCAGCGCGGTCACCATGCTGACGGTCTGCTCGACGAGGGCGCGGGTGTCCTTGTTGATCGTGGAGTACTGCTCGCCGGCCACGATGGACTTGACCGACTCGACCTCGGAGTCCTGGCCGGTGACGACCGGGATCGGCTTGCCGGCGCCCTTGACCGAGGTGATGATCGCGCGGGCCAGGGTGTCGTTCGGGGACAGGACGCCGTCGAGCTCCTTGTCGCCGTAGGTGCTCGTGAGGAGCGAGTCCATGCGGCTCTGGGCGTTCTCCGGCTTCCAGCCCTGCGTCGCCGTCTGCTCGATCTCGGTCTGGCCCGAGCCCACGACGACGTCGCCGGCGTCGATCGCCGGCTGCAGCACGGACATGGCGCCGTCGAAGAACACCTGCGAGTTGGCGTCGTCGGGCGAGCCGGAGAACAGCTCGATGGTCCAGGGGCCCTCGGGCTTCTGGGCCTTCATGCCCTCGAGCAGCGCCTGGCCCTGCAGCTCCCCGACGTTGAAGTTGTCGTACGCGACGTAGTAGTCGACGCCCTCGGTGTTGAGGATGAGCCGGTCGTACGCGATGACCGTGGCGCCGGCGGCCTTGGCCTGCTCGACCTGCGTGGTGAGCTGACCACCGTCGGCCGCGCCGATGACGATGACCTTCGCGCCCTTGGTGACCATGCTGGAGATCTGGCCCTGCTGGTCCGCGACGGTGCCGGAGGCGGCGGCGTACTGCACGTCGCCCTCGAAGCCGGCCTCCTGCAGGCCCTGGCTGAACAGGTCGCCCGCGAGCACCCAGTTCTCCGAGGTCTTGGCGGGCAGGGCCACGCCGATGAGCGAGCCCTGCTCGAAGCCCTCGGCCGCGGCGCCGCTGTCCCCGGACGAGCCGGTGCCGCTGGCGGAGCTGTCGTCACGGCCGGAGCCGCAGCCGGCGAGGGCGATCATGGCCACGGCCGCGAGCGCGGCGGTGGGCTTGGCGATGCGACGCATCTGGTTCCTTCTTCCGTACAGGAGGCACCGCTGCCTCCGTGCTGGTCGTGCTGGGTCGTCCTGCCGGTGCGGCGCGGCGCGCCGCGTGCGAGGGGTGGTCAGGGGGTGGGCACGGTCGGGCGCGCCGACTCCGGGGTGCCCGAGGTGGGCGCGAGGCCCTCCGGCTCCGGCGTGGCCGGGCGCCGGAAGCTGCGGGTGAGGTAGCCGGTGATCGACGGCCGGCCCTGCTTCTTGTTGTAGACGTCGAGCGCCACCGCGGCGAGCAGGACCAGGCCCTTGATGATCTGGACCCGGTCGGCGCCGACGCCGAGCAGCTGCAGGCCGTTGTTGAGCACCGCCATGACGAGGCCGCCGATGATCGACCCGATGACGGTGCCGACGCCGCCGGCCACCGCGGCACCGCCGATGAAGACCGCGGCGATGGCGTCGAGCTCCCAGTTGAGGCCGTCCTGCGGGCCGGAGGCCGCGGAGCGGGCCACGAAGATCATGCCGGCGAGCGAGGCCAGGACCGACATGTTCATCATGACGAAGAAGTTGACCCGCCGGGACTTCACGCCGGAGAGCTCGGCGGCGTGGGCGTTGCCGCCGACCGCGTAGATGTGCCGGCCGAAGATCGTCGAGCGGGTGACGAACGAGTAGACGAGCACGAGCACGAGCAGGATGACGCCGGAGACCGGGAAGCTCGTGCCGACCCGCCCGCTCGCGAAGAGCAGCGTGAAGTAGACGACGACCGCGACGAGCAGCCCCACCTTGACCAGGCTCACCCAGGCCGGCGCCATCTCCGAGCGCATCCGGGACTGCACCGCGCGCAGGCGGTACTCCCGCACCGCGATGAGCAGGCAGAGCAGCAGCCCCAGCAGGAGCGTGGAGTTGTTGTAGCCCGTGTCCGGCCCCCACTCGGGCAGGAAGCCCGCGCCGATCTCGCGGAAGCCCTCGGGCACCGGGATCGTGTCGGCGTTGCCGATGTACTGGTTGCCGCCGCGGAACAGCAGCATGCCCGCCAGGGTCACGATGAAGGCGGGGACGCCGACGTACGCCACCCAGAAACCCTGCCACGCGCCGATGACGGCGCCGACGGCGAGGCCGAGCAGGATCGCCAGCGGCCAGGCCAGGCCCCAGTCCTGCATCGCCGTGGCGACGACGATGCCGCAGAAGGCCGCCACCGAGCCCACGGACAGGTCGATGTGCCCGGCGATGATGACCATGACCATGCCGATGGCCAGGATGAGGATGTAGGAGTACTGGCTCACCAGCTGGATGAGGTTGCCGCTGGAGAGCGTCAGCCCGTCCGTGAGGAACTGGAAGAGCAGGACGATCGCCACCAGGCTGAAGATCATCCCGAACTGGCGGCCGCCGGACTGGCCGCCGCCGAACATCCGCTTGAGGTCGGAGAGCGCCTTCATCGGGCCGCCGCCGCCGAGCGCGAGGTCATGTTCTTCATGAGGGTCTCCGGGTCTGCCTCTGCCGTGGAGAACTCGTTGGTGATCGAGCCCTCGAAGATGGTGTAGATGCGGTCGGACAGCCCGAGCAGCTCAGGGAGCTCCGACGAGATGACGATGACGGCCTTCCCCTGCGCCGCGAGCTGCTGGACGATGCCGTAGATCTCGTACTTGGCGCCGACGTCGATGCCGCGCGTCGGCTCGTCGAGGATGAGCACGTCGGGGTCGGTGAACATCCACTTGGCCAGCACGACCTTCTGCTGGTTGCCGCCGGAGAGCTTGGCGACGCCCATGTCCACCGACGGCGTCTTGATCCGCAGGCTCGTGCGGTAGGACTCGGCGACGTCGTGCTCCTGGAACGCGTCGACGACCGGGCCGCGCGAGATCTTGCGCAGCTTGGCCGAGACCGTCGAGCGCTTGATGTCGTCGAGGAGGTTCAGCCCGAGCACCTTGCGGTCCTCGCTGACGTACGCCAGCCCGTGCTCGATGGCCTCGGAGACGCTGCGCAGCTGCACCTCGCGCCCGTCGATGAGCACCTGGCCGGACAGGTAGGTGCCGTAGGAGCGGCCGAAGACGCTCATCGCGAGCTCGGTGCGCCCGGCGCCCATGAGGCCGGCGAAGCCGACGATCTCGCCCCGGCGGACGACGAAGCTCTCGCCCTTGCAGACGAGCCGGTCCGCGTCGAGGGGGTGCTGCACGGTCCAGTCGCGGACCTCGAGGAGCACGTCGCCGATGACGGGGGTGCGCGGCGGGAAACGGCTCTCCAGCTCCCGCCCGACCATGCCGCGGATGATGCGGTCCTCGTCGACGCCGCCCTCGGCGACGTCGAGCGTCTCGATGGCCCGGCCGTCGCGGATGATCGTGATGGCGTCGGCCACCTGCGCGATCTCGTTGAGCTTGTGGCTGATGATGATCGAGCTGATGCCCTTGTGCTTGAGCCCCACGATGAGCTCGAGCAGGTGCTGGGAGTCGGCCTCGTTGAGGGCGGCGGTCGGCTCGTCGAGGATGAGCAGCTTCACGGACTTGGCGAGCGCCTTCGCGATCTCCACGAGCTGCTGCTTGCCGACGCCGATGTTCTTGATGAGCGTGTCGGGGTCCTCGCGCAGGCCGACCCGCGCGAGCAGCTCGACCGCCTGCTCGCGGGCGCGCTGCCAGTCGATGACCCCGAAGCGCGTGGGCTCGTTGCCCAGGAAGATGTTCTCCGTGATGGAGAGCTCGGGGATGAGCGCCAGCTCCTGGTGGATGATGACGATGCCGGCGTCCTCGCTGGAGCGGATGTCGCGGAAGCGCACCTCCTCGCCCTGGTAGAGGATCTGCCCCTCGTAGGTGCCGTGCGGGTAGACGCCCGAGAGCACCTTCATGAGCGTCGACTTGCCCGCGCCGTTCTCGCCGCAGACCGCGTGGATCTCCTCGGCGTGCACGCGCAGGGACACGTCGGACAGCGCCTTCACGCCCGGGAAGGTCTTGGTGATCGAGCGCATCTCCAGGATCGTGGGACCTGGGCGCATGTGCCGCTCCTGTGCCGGTCGATGGGGGCCGGCCCCGTCGTGGTGCCGGGCCCGGGCGCGTGCAGGGCGGGCAGGGGCGTCCGGGAGGGCTCGGGCCCCCTCGGCCGCGGTGCCGCGCGCCGGGACACTACGTTCGCATGTCATCGATGTCAACGCGGGCCGCCGCGCGGGTCCGTGACCGTTCCGTTGCCGTGGAGCCGCAGGTCACAGCCCTGTCACGGCGACGTGCGCGGAGCGTGTCATCGATGTCATGCTGGAGTGCCGACGCGGGCCGGGGGCCCGCCGCACCGGCACGGCGCAGGACCGCGCCGACCCACCCGACCAGCGGCCGCCGCGGCCGTACCTCCGCCCGCGGCCGTCCGGCCCGCACCCCCGGGCCGCCCTGCCCCAGGAGGCCCCGTGGACGCCGTGGACGCGCTGGAGGGGCCGCACCCGGGGCCCGCTCCCCCGTCGCCGCCCGCACCCGCCGTCGCGGCGACGCTGCAGGACGTCGCCCGCCTGGCCGGGGTCAGCGCCAAGACCGTCGCCCGGGCGCTCAACGGCGAGCCCAACGTCCGCGACGCCACCCGCGAGCGGGTCGCGCGGGCCGCGGCGGCGCTGCGCTTCCGGCCCAACCGCCTCGCGCGCGAGCTGCGCCAGGGGGCGCGCACCGGCGCGGTGGGCCTGGTCATCGGCGGGCTGGAGAACCCGTTCTACTCCCACCTCGCCGCGGGCGTGGAGCGGGCGCTGCGCGCGGAGGACCTCGAGCTGGTCATCGCCTCGACCGACGACGACCCCGAGCGCGAGCGCGCGGTCGTGCAGACGATGCTCGAGCGGCGCGTCCGAGCCCTGCTCGTGGTGCCCGTCGCCGAGGACCACCGCTACCTCGAGGGCGAGCGCAGCGCCGGCACCCCGCTGGTGTTCGTCGACCGCCCGCCGACCGGCCTGGCCGCCGACGTCGTGCTCTGGGACAACCGCACGGGGGTCCGCCAGGCGGTGGACGCCCTCGTCGCGGCCGGGCACCGGCGCATCGCCGTCATCGCCGACCGGATCGCCAACTTCACCGCCCGCGAGCGCCTCGCCGCCTTCCGGGAGGCCGCCCGCGCGCACGGGCTGGGGCTCGAGCCGCGGCTGCTCGTCGTCGACGTGCACGACGTGCCGGCGGCGCGGGCGACGGCGCTGCGCCTGCTCGCCGCGCCGGAGCCCCCCACGGCCTTCTTCGGCCTCAACAACCGCATCACCGTGGGCGTCGTGGCCGCCCTGCTGACCACGGGCGGCGCGCAGGCCGTCGTGGGCTTCGACGACTTCGACCTCGCCGAGGCGCTGGGCACGACGGTGGTCGCCAACGACCCGGCGGCCATGGGCGGACGGGCGGGGCGCCTCGCGCTGGCCCGCCTCGCCGCGGGCCCGGGGCTGCCCGAGCAGGTGCTGCTGCCCGCGACCCTCGTGCGCCGCGGCAGCGGGGAGCGGGGGCCCGCCGCGGCCGCCCCGTCCCGGGCGGCCGCGGCGCTCGCCTGAGCGGCCCCGTCAGTGCCCGGTGGCCGCCGCCCGCCGGCGGGCCAGCGCGTCCACGCTCGCCGCGAGGAGCAGGACGCCGCCGGTGATGAGGTAGTTGAGGTACGCCTCGACGCCGAGCAGCCCCAGGCCGTTCGCGATGGCCGCGATGACGAGACCGCCGAGCAGGGCGTCGCGCACCCGCCCGCGCCCGCCGAAGAGGCTCGTGCCGCCGATGACCGCCGCGCCCACCGCGTAGAGCAGGGTGTTGCCGGCGCCGGAGCCGGGCGTCACCGAGCTCAGGCGCGACGCGGCCGCGATGCCGCTGACCGCCGCCATCGTCGAGGAGATGACGAAGGCCGCCACCCGGATCCGGGCGACCGGGATGCCCGCGCGGCGCGCCGCCTCGGCGTTGCCGCCCACGGCGTACACGTGCCGGCCGAAGGCCGTGCGGCCCAGCACGAACGACAGTGCGACGAGCAGCACGACGACGAGCGGCACGGCGTACGGCACGCCGGCGAGCTCGACGGCGGGGTTGAGCGCGCGGTCCGCGCTGAGCACGGCGACCGTCGCCAGCACGAGCACCGACACGACGACGACCTTCGCGACGACGACCGGCAGCGGCTGGCGGGCCAGGCCCCGGGCGTGCTTGCGCTGCCAGCCGAGCAGCGACAGCGCGCCCCAGACCAGCGAGCCCGCGACCGCGAGGCCCCAGCCCCATGCCACCGGCATCGTGCTGTTCGCGATGCCGCGGACCACCTCGTCGCGCACGGGGACCGTGCCGCCCTCGCCGATGATGCGCAGGGTCGCGCCCTGCAGGCCGAGGAACAGCGCCAGCGTCACGACGAAGCTGGGGATGCCCACCAGCGCCACGAGGGAGCCGGTGACCAGGCCGATGAGCGCGCCCGCGGCCAGCGCGGCCAGCGTCGCGACCCACCAGCTCGCGCCCTGCACCGCCAGCATCTGCGCCAGGACCGCCGCGCACACGCCGCTGACGACGCCGGCGGACAGGTCGATCTCGCCGAGCAGGAGCACGAAGACGAGACCCATGGCGAGCAGGGTGATCGGGACGGCCTGCACGAGCAGGTTGTTGACGTTCAGGGCCGTCGGGAAGGTCTCGGGCCGCAGCGCGGTGAACAGCGCGCAGAGGGCGAGCAGGCCGAGCACCGCCGGGAGCGCGCCGAGGTCGCCGCCGCGGATGCGGTCGACGTACGCCCGCACGGCGCCGCCGACGCTCGTCTCCTGCCGGTCGGCGCGGAAGGCGCCCGCCGCGGGGTCGTCGGCCGGGCCCGGCCCGGGCGCGGGTGCCGTGTCCGGCAGCTGGGTCATGGTGCTCCTCGTACGGGGGTGGGGGCTCAGGCGGCGCTGCCGGCGGCGGGGCCGAGCCCCAGCTCCCCGGAGCGGCCGGTCGTGATGAGCTCGACGACCTGGGCGCGGGTCACGTCGGCGGTGGCCACGTCGGCGGCCATCCGGCCCAGGTAGAGCGGCGCGACGCGGTCGGCCACCTCGAAGACGTCGTTCATGTTGTGCGAGATGAGCACGACCGCGTGGCCGGTGTCGGCGAGGCGGCGCACGAGGTCGAGCACCTGGCGGGTCTGGGCGACGCCGAGCGCCGCGGTCGGCTCGTCGAGGAGCACGACCTTGCTGTCCCAGAGCACCGCCTTGGCGATGGCCACCGTCTGGCGCTGGCCGCCGGAGAGGCTCGCGACGAGCTGGCGGACGCTGGCGAGGGTGCGCACGGAGAGCTTGGCCAGGGTGTCGCGGGCCGCCTGCTCCATCGACGGCTCGTCGAGCAGCACGCCGTGGCGGCGCTCGCGGCCGAGGAACATGTTCTGCACGACGTCGAGGTTGTCGCACAGCGCGAGGTCCTGGTAGACGACCTCGATGCCCAGGGCGGCGGCGTCGCGCGGCCCGGACACGCTCACCGGGCGCCCCTCGAAGAGGTACTCGCCACCGTCGATCGGGTGGATCCCCGCGATGCACTTGACCAGCGTGCTCTTGCCGGCGCCGTTGTCGCCGACGAGCGCGGTGACCGTGCCCGGGTAGACCTTGAGGTCGACCCCGTGCAGCACCTGCACCGCGCCGAACCGCTTCTCCACCCCGCGCAGCTCGAGCAGCGGCTGCCCCGGCGCCGTCGCGGCGGGGGTCGTCCCGTGGTCCATGCCTCGTCCTGTCTGTCGGTCGTGCGGGCCCGCCGCCCGCCGGGCGGCCGGGCGCGCGGGCGGCGCGGTGCCGTCGAGGGCACCGCGCCGCCGCGCGCCGGGGTGGGCTACTGGATGCCGAGCTCGGTGCAGTCGGCGGCGAACTCGCCGGTGCACAGGTCGGCGGCGGTGACGAAGCCGTCGTCGACGACGTCCTTGACGTTGTCGCGGAAGACCGCCACCGGGTCGAGGAGCACCGACGGCACCTGGCGCCCGCCCTCGGGGTCCTCGACCTCCTCGGTGCCGCTGGCCTCCTCGCCGTTGATGAGCCCGATCGCCAGCTCGGCGAGGGCGTTGGCCTCCTCCGCGATGGGCTTGTAGACCGTCATGCACTGGTTGCCGGCGAGGATGTTCTGCAGGCCCTCGACGGTGGCGTCCTGGCCGGTCACCGGCACCTCCCCGGCGGCCTGGTTGCGCGCGAGGATCGAGATCGCCGCGTTGCCCAGGCCGTCGTTGGCGGCGAGGACGCCGTCGATCTGGCCGCCCGCCTCGGTGTACATCTGCTCGAAGATCGTCGCCGCCTGCTGGTTGTCCCAGCCCGGCACCGCCTGCTCGGCGACCACGGTGTAGTCCTGCACCGCGTCCAGGACCTCGTGGGCGCCCTGGGAGAAGAGCGTGGCGTTGTTGTCGTCGGGCGAGCCGTTGAGGTAGGCGATGTTCTTCGGCCCCTCGCCGAGGCACTGCTGGAGCCCCTGGCCCTGGAGCCGGCCGACCTCGACGTTGTCGAACGAGACGTAGTACTCCGCGGAGCCGCCGAGGGTCAGGCGGTCGTAGTCGATGGTGAGCACGCCCTGCTGCTGCGCGGTGCTCTGGATCTGCGCGCCCGAGGCCGAGTCGAGGTTGACGATCGCGAGCACGGTCACGCCGCCGGTGATCATCTGGTCGGCGATGGTCTGCATCCGCTGGGCGTCGCCCTCGGCGTTCTGGATGTCGTACTCGATGCCGGCCTCCTCGAAGGCCTGCGCGAGGAGGGGGCGGTCCGCGGTCTCCCAGCGGGCGGAGGACTCGGTGTCGGGGAGGATCACGCCGACCTTGCCCTCGGCCTGCGCCCCGCCCGTGCTGCTGCCCGTGCTGCCGCCGCCGGACGCCGTGCCGCCGCTGCCGGAGTCGTCGTCGCCGCAGGCCGCCAGGCTCAGCGCGAGGGCCGCGGACGCCGCCGCGGCGAGGATGCGTCGATGCACCATGGGTCGTCTCCACAGGTCTGGTCCGCGGGGGCGGACGGGGACCCGGTCCGGTTCTGCCGGGTCCGCGCCCATCGTGGGGCCCCGCCGGCCCGCGCGAGCCGTGTTGCGCGACATCGACCACGGCGTTTGCCGAACTGTTACCGGAGACTTCCGGGACAAGGGGGCGTAGCGGGCGCACCGGGCACCGCGCCTGGGAGCGCGCCCGGGCCCGCGGCAGGGCCGGCTCGGGGCCGCTCAGGGCCGGCTCAGGGCCGGCTCAGAGCCGCGCGACGAAGCGGCGGCCGCGCAGCGCCTGCTCGACGAGCCCGACGGCCCGCTCCACACCGACGAGGCGCGCCCCCTCCCGCTCCCAGGCCTGCACCGCGGCGGCCACGGCCTCCGGCGGCACGGCGTCGCGCAGCTCGGTCCGGCAGGTGGCCAGCCCCTCGCGCGTCGCGCGCACCGCCCCGGCGACGTGGTGCGCGGCGAAGCGCGCCAGCACGACGGGGTGCTTGCGCAGCACGTCGTAGCGCCGGTGGTCCGGCGGGCAGAGGTCCAGCAGCCAGGCGACGGCCGTCGCCTCCCAGTCGGGGGCGCCGGGCGGGCGGACCTCGCCCGGCCAGCCGGGCGGGACGGCGGGGGTGCTCACGCGGACCAGTGTGCGTCGCGGGTCCGACAGCCCCGGCGCCCGCCCGGACGCGCGGAGGGCGCCACCCCACGCGCACGGTGCACGTGGGGGGCGCCCTCCGCGCGGTCGCGCGGCGCCGGCCGTCCTGGGTCAGGCCAGCCCGGCGAGGTTGCGCAGCACGTACTGCATGATCCCGCCGTGGCGGTAGTAGTCCGCCTCGCCCGGGGTGTCGATGCGCACGGTGGCGCGGAACTCCGTGCCGTCCGCGCGGACCGTCACCGTCTCGGGCGTCGCGCCGTCGTTGAGCCCGGTCACGCCGGTGATGGTGAAGGTCTCCTCGCCGGTGAGGCCGAGGCTCTCGGCGCTCTCCCCCGGCTGGAACTGCAGCGGCAGCACGCCCATCCCGATGAGGTTCGAGCGGTGGATGCGCTCGTACGACTCCGCGATGACGGCCCGCACGCCGAGCAGCGCCGTGCCCTTGGCCGCCCAGTCGCGCGAGGAGCCCGAGCCGTACTCCTTGCCGGCGAGGATGACGAGCGGGACGCCCGCGGCCTGGTACGCCTGCGACGCGTCGTAGATCGTCGTGACCTCGCCGCCGGCGAGGAAGTCGCGCGTGAACCCGCCCTCGGTGCCCGGCGCGATCTGGTTGCGCAGGCGGATGTTCGCGAACGTGCCGCGGATCATCACCTCGTGGTTGCCGCGGCGCGAGCCGTACGAGTTGAAGTCGCGCCGCTCGACGCCCTTGGAGCCGAGGTACTTCCCGGCCGGGCTGTCGACCTTGATCGCGCCCGCGGGCGAGATGTGGTCGGTCGTCACCGAGTCGCCGAGCTTGGCGAGCACCCGCGCGCCCTCGATGTCGGTCACCGGCTGCGGCTGGGCCTGCATGCCCTCGAAGTACGGCGGGCGCCGCACGTAGGTCGACTCCGGGTCCCAGGCGAAGGTGTCGCCCGTCGGGGTCGGCAGGCCGCGCCAGCGCTCGTCACCGGCGAACACGTCGGCGTAGTCGCGGCTGAACATCTCCGCGGCCACCGCCGAGTCGATGACCTCCTGGACCTCCTGGCTCGAGGGCCACAGGTCGCGCAGGTAGACCGGCTGCCCGTCGGGGTCGAGGGCCAGCGGCTCCTCGACGACGTCGAGGTCCATCGTCCCGGCGATCGCGTACGCCACCACGAGCGGCGGCGAGGCGAGGTAGTTCATCTTCACGTCGGGGTTGATGCGCCCCTCGAAGTTGCGGTTGCCGGACAGCACCGCGGTGACGGCGAGGTCGGCCTCGTTGACCGCCGCGCTGACCTCCTCGATGAGGGGCCCCGAGTTGCCGATGCAGGTGGTGCAGCCGTACCCGACGAGGTTGAAGCCGAGCTTGTCGAGGTACGGCGTGAGGCCGGCCCGCTCGTAGTAGTCGCTGACGACCTTCGACCCGGGGGCGAGCGTCGTCTTGACCCACGGCTTGGCGGTCAGGCCCCGCTCGACGGCCTTCTTGGCCACGAGCGCCGCGCCGATCATCACCGACGGGTTCGAGGTGTTGGTGCACGAGGTGATGGCCGCGATGACGACCGCGCCGTGGTCGAGCACGAACTCCGTGCCGTCGGCCAGGCGCACCGGCACCGCCGCGCTCGGGCGCCCGTCGGCCGGGGCGGCGGCCGGGTGCTCCTCGGGGCGGCCGTCGACGTCCTCGCCCTCCTCGCCGGGCGCCGGGGTGGCCGGGTCGCTCGCCGGGAACGACTCCGACGACGCCTCGTCGACGGCGGAGGCGACGCCGTGCGGCGCCGTCTGCTGCGGGACGCCGGGCTCGCGGTCGTCGCCGCCGGTGACGTCGTGCTCCACGTAGTCGCGCAGGGAGGTGCGGAACGCGGTCTTGGCGTCGGACAGCGCGATCCGGTCCTGCGGGCGCTTCGGGCCGGAGATCGACGGCACGACCGTGGCGAGGTCGAGCTCGAGGTACTCGCTGAAGACCGGCTCGACGTAGCCCTGCGCGGACGGGTCGTGCCACATGCCCTGCTCGCGGGCGTACGCCTCCACGAGCGCGACCTGCTGGGCCGAGCGGCCGGTGAGCTGCAGGTAGCGCAGGGTCTCCTGGTCGATGGGGAACATCGCCGCGGTCGAGCCGAACTCCGGGCTCATGTTGCCGATCGTGGCCCGGTTGGCCAGCGGGACCGCCGAGACGCCCTCGCCGTAGAACTCGACGAACTTCCCGACCACGCCGTGGCGGCGCAGCATCTCGGTGATGGTGAGGACCAGGTCGGTGGCGGTCGCGCCCTCCGGGAGCTCGCCGCTCAGCCTGAAGCCGACGACGCGCGGGATGAGCATCGAGACCGGCTGGCCGAGCATCGCGGCCTCGGCCTCGATGCCCCCGACGCCCCAGCCGAGCACGCCGAGCCCGTTGACCATCGTGGTGTGCGAGTCGGTGCCGACGCAGGTGTCGGGGTAGGCCACGCCGTCGCGGACCATGACCGTGCGCGCCAGGTGCTCGATGTTGACCTGGTGCACGATGCCGGTGCCCGGCGGGACGACCTTGAACTCGCTGAAGGCGCCCTGGCCCCAGCGCAGGAACTGGTAGCGCTCGAGGTTGCGCTGGTACTCGATGTCGACGTTCTGCTCGAACGCGTCGGGGCGGCCGAAGACGTCGGCGATGACCGAGTGGTCGATGACGAGCTCGGCGGGCGCCAGCGGGTTGATCTTCGACACGTCGCCGCCGAGCGAGGCCATGGCCTCGCGCATGGTGGCCAGGTCCACCACGCAGGGCACCCCGGTGAAGTCCTGCATGACGACGCGGGCCGGGGT
The sequence above is a segment of the Vallicoccus soli genome. Coding sequences within it:
- a CDS encoding sugar ABC transporter permease → MTQLPDTAPAPGPGPADDPAAGAFRADRQETSVGGAVRAYVDRIRGGDLGALPAVLGLLALCALFTALRPETFPTALNVNNLLVQAVPITLLAMGLVFVLLLGEIDLSAGVVSGVCAAVLAQMLAVQGASWWVATLAALAAGALIGLVTGSLVALVGIPSFVVTLALFLGLQGATLRIIGEGGTVPVRDEVVRGIANSTMPVAWGWGLAVAGSLVWGALSLLGWQRKHARGLARQPLPVVVAKVVVVSVLVLATVAVLSADRALNPAVELAGVPYAVPLVVVLLVALSFVLGRTAFGRHVYAVGGNAEAARRAGIPVARIRVAAFVISSTMAAVSGIAAASRLSSVTPGSGAGNTLLYAVGAAVIGGTSLFGGRGRVRDALLGGLVIAAIANGLGLLGVEAYLNYLITGGVLLLAASVDALARRRAAATGH
- a CDS encoding ATP-binding cassette domain-containing protein, producing the protein MDHGTTPAATAPGQPLLELRGVEKRFGAVQVLHGVDLKVYPGTVTALVGDNGAGKSTLVKCIAGIHPIDGGEYLFEGRPVSVSGPRDAAALGIEVVYQDLALCDNLDVVQNMFLGRERRHGVLLDEPSMEQAARDTLAKLSVRTLASVRQLVASLSGGQRQTVAIAKAVLWDSKVVLLDEPTAALGVAQTRQVLDLVRRLADTGHAVVLISHNMNDVFEVADRVAPLYLGRMAADVATADVTRAQVVELITTGRSGELGLGPAAGSAA
- a CDS encoding sugar ABC transporter substrate-binding protein, encoding MVHRRILAAAASAALALSLAACGDDDSGSGGTASGGGSTGSSTGGAQAEGKVGVILPDTESSARWETADRPLLAQAFEEAGIEYDIQNAEGDAQRMQTIADQMITGGVTVLAIVNLDSASGAQIQSTAQQQGVLTIDYDRLTLGGSAEYYVSFDNVEVGRLQGQGLQQCLGEGPKNIAYLNGSPDDNNATLFSQGAHEVLDAVQDYTVVAEQAVPGWDNQQAATIFEQMYTEAGGQIDGVLAANDGLGNAAISILARNQAAGEVPVTGQDATVEGLQNILAGNQCMTVYKPIAEEANALAELAIGLINGEEASGTEEVEDPEGGRQVPSVLLDPVAVFRDNVKDVVDDGFVTAADLCTGEFAADCTELGIQ
- a CDS encoding aconitate hydratase, which produces MSVDSFGSKGRLEVGDEAYDIYRLGALDGLQEQVARLPYSLKVLLENLLRTEDGANITAEHIRALAGWDASAHPSVEIQFTPARVVMQDFTGVPCVVDLATMREAMASLGGDVSKINPLAPAELVIDHSVIADVFGRPDAFEQNVDIEYQRNLERYQFLRWGQGAFSEFKVVPPGTGIVHQVNIEHLARTVMVRDGVAYPDTCVGTDSHTTMVNGLGVLGWGVGGIEAEAAMLGQPVSMLIPRVVGFRLSGELPEGATATDLVLTITEMLRRHGVVGKFVEFYGEGVSAVPLANRATIGNMSPEFGSTAAMFPIDQETLRYLQLTGRSAQQVALVEAYAREQGMWHDPSAQGYVEPVFSEYLELDLATVVPSISGPKRPQDRIALSDAKTAFRTSLRDYVEHDVTGGDDREPGVPQQTAPHGVASAVDEASSESFPASDPATPAPGEEGEDVDGRPEEHPAAAPADGRPSAAVPVRLADGTEFVLDHGAVVIAAITSCTNTSNPSVMIGAALVAKKAVERGLTAKPWVKTTLAPGSKVVSDYYERAGLTPYLDKLGFNLVGYGCTTCIGNSGPLIEEVSAAVNEADLAVTAVLSGNRNFEGRINPDVKMNYLASPPLVVAYAIAGTMDLDVVEEPLALDPDGQPVYLRDLWPSSQEVQEVIDSAVAAEMFSRDYADVFAGDERWRGLPTPTGDTFAWDPESTYVRRPPYFEGMQAQPQPVTDIEGARVLAKLGDSVTTDHISPAGAIKVDSPAGKYLGSKGVERRDFNSYGSRRGNHEVMIRGTFANIRLRNQIAPGTEGGFTRDFLAGGEVTTIYDASQAYQAAGVPLVILAGKEYGSGSSRDWAAKGTALLGVRAVIAESYERIHRSNLIGMGVLPLQFQPGESAESLGLTGEETFTITGVTGLNDGATPETVTVRADGTEFRATVRIDTPGEADYYRHGGIMQYVLRNLAGLA